One window of Salmo salar chromosome ssa11, Ssal_v3.1, whole genome shotgun sequence genomic DNA carries:
- the ufc1 gene encoding ubiquitin-fold modifier-conjugating enzyme 1: MADDATRKAVSEIPLLKTNSGPRDKELWVQRLREEYLALIKYVENNKTADNDWFRLESNKEGTRWFGKCWYIHDLLKYEFDMEFDIPVTYPSTAPEVAIPELDGKTAKMYRGGKICLTDHFKPLWARNVPKFGLAHLMALGLGPWLAVEIPDLISKGLITHREQQGS, encoded by the exons ATGGCGGACGACGCGACGCGGAAAGCTGTGTCGGAGATCCCGCTGCTCAAGACGAACTCCGGTCCCCGGGACAAGGAGCTCTGGGTGCAGCGGCTCCGAGAGGAGTACCTGGCCCTCATCAAG TATGTGGAGAACAACAAGACAGCAGACAACGACTGGTTTCGCCTGGAGTCCAACAAGGAAGGAACCag gtggTTTGGGAAGTGCTGGTACATTCATGACCTCCTGAAGTATGAGTTCGACATGGAGTTTGat ATTCCTGTAACGTACCCTTCCACCGCCCCCGAGGTCGCCATCCCAGAGCTGGACGGGAAAACAGCCAAAATGTACAG GGGGGGGAAGATTTGTCTGACGGACCACTTCAAACCCCTGTGGGCCCGGAACGTTCCGAAGTTTGGATTGGCTCACCTGATGGCCCTGGGG ttgGGTCCATGGTTGGCGGTGGAGATTCCAGACCTGATCTCTAAAGGACTGATCACACACCGAGAGCAGCAGGGAAGCTGA